From one Oncorhynchus keta strain PuntledgeMale-10-30-2019 chromosome 30, Oket_V2, whole genome shotgun sequence genomic stretch:
- the LOC118363585 gene encoding H/ACA ribonucleoprotein complex subunit 1-like, with amino-acid sequence MSFRGGGGRGGRGGGFNRGGGGGYGGGGGGYGGGGGGYGGRGGGGGFRGGGRGGRGGFQDYGPPEYVVALGEFMHPCEDEIVCKCVTEENKVPYFNAPVYLENKEQIGKVDEIFGQLRDFYFSVKLSDNMKASSFKKLQKFYVDPMKLLPLQRFLPRPPGEKGPPRGGRGGRGGRGGPRGGGFRGGRGGGDRGGFGRGGFGGGRGGGFRGRGGGGGRGFRGGR; translated from the exons ATGTCCTTccgaggaggaggtggaagagggggCCGTGGTGGTGGATTCAAccgtggtggtggaggaggatacggtggtggtggaggaggatacggtggtggtggtggaggataTGGGGGTCGAGGTGGTGGCGGCGGTTTCCGAGGTGGTGGACGAGGAGGTCGAGGGGGCTTCCAAGACTATGGCCCTCCAGAATATGTGGTTG cattaggagaATTCATGCACCCCTGTGAGGATGAAATTGTGTGCAAGTGTGTAACTGAGGAGAACAAAGTTCCCTACTTCAATGCACCCGTGTACTTGGAAAACAAGGAGCAAATCGGGAAAGTGGATGAAATCTTCGGCCAACTACGTGACTTT TATTTCTCTGTTAAACTCTCAGATAATATGAAGGCATCCTCATTCAAGAAACTACAGAAG TTCTATGTAGACCCAATGAAACTCCTACCACTCCAGAGGTTCCTTCCCAGGCCCCCGGGTGAGAAGGGTCCCCCaaggggaggcagaggaggtcgAGGTGGAAGAGGAGGTCCCCGTGGAG GTGGATTCCGTGGTGGCAGAGGGGGTGGTGACCGTGGTGGATTTGGCAGAGGTGGTTTTGGTGGTGGTCGAGGAGGGGGATtcagaggtagaggaggtggcGGTGGACGAGGATTCAGGG GTGGGAGATGA